Sequence from the Pseudopipra pipra isolate bDixPip1 chromosome 16, bDixPip1.hap1, whole genome shotgun sequence genome:
TCTCTTGTGTGTCTGTCTCTGTTTTACTGCTGGTGTTTCTGTTTCATTGTTTTTTGGTTCTGTTTgagtttgggtttattttttttttccttttagcctGTTACTGTACAGCTGTTTTGATGTCGTGGTCAGTGTTTTCTGTTACTGGAAAGCAGTTGttgctcatttaaaaaaaaaaaaaaaaaaagtaaaaaagttggttaaaaaaaataaattgtgccAAGAACAAATCATCCCAATTGGAGCATGTGAGTAGCAGCCAAATCGCTGCAAGGAGCTTTTCCATGGCCTGCCTGGCCAGAGGTGTGACACTCAGAAGGGAAAGCCAGGAGTGTTACTAATCTAGTATTTAATCAATTTTTTTAAGACCGAGGTGGCCGCCTCGCCATCAGGTGCCTGGCAGAGGCTCCACAAAGTCAACCAAGACCTCCAAAGCGAGCTGGAAGCCCAATGCCAGCGTCAAGAGGTGATCAATCAGCAGATTCAGTCGCTGAAGCGCAGCTACGCCGAGGCCAAGGACGTGATCCGGCACCACGAGGCTGAGATTCAGAGCCTGCAGGCGAGGCTCAGTAACGCGGCGGCCGAGCTCTCCATCAAGGAGCAGACCCTGGCCAAGCTCAAGAGCGACCTGAGGAGCGAGAAGGAGAAAGCCaaagagcagctggaggagtggCAGCACGGCGAGGCTgcgctgagctcccagctgAAGGCCAGTGAGCAGAAGCTGAAGAGCGTGgaggctctgctgctggagaagacCCAGGAGCTGCGGGACCTGGAGATGCAGCAGGCCCTGCAGAGGGACCATCAGAAGGAAGTGCAGCGGCTCCAGGACAGGATCGCGGACCTCAGCGGGCAGCTGAACGCCAGCGAGCAGGCGCGGGTCCTCAtggaggagaagctgcagaagaaCTACGAGGCTTTGCTGGAGAGCTGTGAGAGGGAAAAGCAGGTTTTAATACGGAGTCTGAAGGAGGTGGAGGACAAGGCCAACGAGTACGAGAACCAGCTGCAAAACAGCGCGCAGCAAATGGAGATTCTGCAGAAGGAGAAGCTGAGCGCCAAGTTCGAGGGCAGCGAGCTGGTCCaccagctggaggagcagctggtgATGAAGGAGGCCAGCATCCAGAAACTCGCTGAGCACATCAAGGAGCTCGAAAGGGAGAGGGATCAGATCAAATGTCGGTTCCACGAGCTCATGAATCAGGTTGCCGAGTCAGATAACGAAGTTGCAAAGCTACAAGCAAAGTTGAAAATGGAAGAGACCAACTACCACAACCTGGAGCAATCGTTGGAGGAGGTGTCGGATCAGTTCCGGGGTGTGCAGGAGGtgctgaaagagaaagaagaagagcTGAGACATGTCAAGGAAATGCACTTGAGAATTGTGGAGAAGAAAGATCAAGATCTCAGTGAGGCTTTGGTTAAAATGGTTGCTTTAGATAGCAGTTTAGAGGAGACTAAAGTAAAGCTAAAGGCCAAGGAGGAGGCTCTAAAGAAGTTAGCTAGTGTGGGCACAGGTCCATGTGCTGAGGAGGCAGAAGACCTTGGTCCCAGTCTTGAGGCTGACGAAAGTCATCCATCCCAACTGGGGCAGGCTCTGCAAACTCAGGATGTCCTCCCAGCTCTGACTTATGCActgaaagaggaggaggatgaggttCTTGAGACCAGCCAGAGGCAAGCAGAGGAATTTGGCTCCCCATCCAAAGCTCTAGAGCTCCAGGACCAAGAGTTGGTTCAGAAAGCCTTAGCAAAGCCTGATGTGGGAATCATGGGAGCCAAGAGGCAAAGGATCCGTTTCTCGAGCATCCAGTGCCAAAAATACATCCATCCAGATGGAACAGAGAAAAACTGGACAAGCAGTACCTCTTCAGACACGAGCCAGGACAGATCGCTGTCTGAGGAAAGCATGTCCTCAGAGCCAGCTCTGGGTTACCCCTCGTCAGGGACAAGCGACTCTGAGACTTATCTCTCCATCATCCATTCCCTGGAAACCAAACTGTATATTACAGAGGAAAAACTCAAAGATGTCACCATGAAGCTTGAAAGCCAGCACGGCCATAACCAGGAGACGCTCATCGCCCTCCACCACCAGTGGGCCAGCACGGAGTCCCAGCTGCGGGAACAGCTTCAGACCAGCTTGTCCCAAGTCAGTGCTTTGATCTCACAGCTGGAGAACGAGAGGCAGGAAAAGTTCAAGCTCATAGAAAGTCACGTCAGCGAGCTGGGAGGtttccaaatgaaaaacaatCAAGCGCTGACTTGCTTAGAGAAGTGCAGGGAGCAACTAAGAGCCTTGCCCAAATCAGACAAGGAAAAAGAGGGTGATTTGTTCCTTGTTAATCTGTCCAGCATGGAAACGACGTTATCAAACGCGATCCAAGCCTTGAGCGGGGCGCCAGTCCCGTTGGAGTATCAGCAGAGTGAAAGCCTTATCACAGAAAGCCCCGCTCCAGAAGGAGGGGTTTTGGGAGAAGAGGAACACGTCTCCAAGGAGCAGCGAGTGGAAGTGTTTGATGCCAGCCAGCTGAGATGGCTTTCTGAGAGGGTGGCATTTGAGGCCTCTCTCATCAACCAAATAGCAGagtctttaaaaaatgcaaactcTGAGATAGCCCAGCTTCTGAGAGAGATCCAGGGAACAGCTGAGGTGGTTTTGTTGGAGCCGACAAGTGTTTCTCATACAGCCGTCGATTTGGCCGGTGTCCTATCtaagaagctgctgctggaaggcgAGTTCTGGAGCCAGGTAGAGGAGCTGAGAGCACACTTGAGCACCAGAGACAGAGAAGCCGAggacaaaacagaaacaagttTAGGGGTTTCCCAGTGTTTTCTCAGTGCTGTAGCAGATGCTTCGTTGATCAAGGCAGAACTTGGGTTTGTCGCACAGAAAATGAGAGAATCTTTTCATCAGAGATTAAAAACAATTGAAGAAGACCTCCATAATACCAAAACAGCTCTCCAACAGCACAAATGCATGTTAGAGGAGATCATCAAAGCCTACAGGACTCCTGAGTTCGACAGAGTTATGCACCAGATTTCTGAAGCACTTGAAATACAAAAAGATGCTTCAGAAAGAGCCCAAATCTCCTGGGACGGGAGTCATGTCCAAATGGTGTCATGCCGGGAATTAGCCAAGGTGGAGGAGACTGGCAGCATGCCAGACCGTAGTAGTGGAGCTCTTGTTTCCATTCAGGAAGATCTTGCCCAACAACTAAAGGACAAATCCAATGTTCTGAAGGAGATATCTGTTGCCTTACTCTCTCTGCCTCCCGAGGAGGCAATGAGAGACTGTCAAAAGCTCCTGAAGATATCCCAGAGTCTTTCCTACCATTCGTGCATGGGAGACCTGGAGCGGTATTCCTCTTTGTTAGTCCACGATGCAATTGTTCAGGCTCAGGTTTGTTACGCCGCTTGCAAAGTCCGTCTGGAGCACGAGAGGGAGATGAAGTCCTACAGGGAGTCCCTGCAGAGCATGGACGCGCTGTGCCAAGAGCGTGTGAAGACGGTCTCTCTCCTGCGGGATGAGTACGAAGACTTGCTCAGGAAGCAGCAGGGTGAGTACAGCGAGGTGATCGCCGTGCTGGAAAGGGAGAACGCTGATCTCAAAGCCAAGGTGTCCCAGCTGGACAGCCAGCGGAGGCtcctggaggaggaagagcacaAACACAGCAAGAGCTTGAGCGAGCTCCAGGGACGTTACGAGGAGGAGATCCGGAACGTGATAGAGCAGCTCAACAGGACAGAGGATGCTCTGAAGGCCGAGAGGACCGAGGGCCTCAACCAGCTGGATGCCATTGTCCGCGACAAGCAGAACATGGAGCGGTATCACCTGGAGCAGATGCAAACGCTGGAGGAAAAGTTCCAGGCCAAGATCAAGGAGCTGCAGGTCATCCACGGCGAGGAGCTGCAGGCGCTGCAGGAGCACTACAGCCAGAACCTGCAGCGCCTGCAGGAGACCCTCGATGAGTACCAGAGGCAGCACCCAGAGGTGTCTCCCGCGGTGGTCCCGGGCGCTGGGGACACCTGGGCGGCCGGCGAGGCGGGTGGCTCCGGGCAGGACCCCGGCAGGGACCTGGACTCCATGCACGGCCTGAGGGAACGcatccaggagctggaggcCCAGATGAACGTCATGAGGGACGAGCTGGAGAACAAACATATGGAAGGGAGCGCTTCCACCTTGAGGGAAAAATACCAGAAAGACTTTGAAAACTTAAAGGTTTTGATATGTTTAACACTTtatgctttctgctgctgagtGTACGGGAGGGCACGTGCGGTCCTGGGGTTCGCTTGCTGAACTAAGGGGCATCCCCCGAAAGAGTCAGCGTGCCAAAGCAAGTCCCAAGGTGTTAGACAGGCCTCTGTAAAGCATGgtatttccttttctccatgCTGGGATATTCTAAATGCATTGCTGAGGGCTTGGGAGGGTGGATTTTTGGAGGTGGTCTCTGtgtggagagggagagagagttTTAAAGCGGCTCGATAACATCAAGCTCTCCTTCAGCACGAAGACCACAGTGTTTCTCCCTGTACCTGAGGCATACATTTTGTTTGTGACTTCCCTTTAAAAGCATTCCTCAACTCTGTCTTTCCCAATCTGATCCAATCTCCAGTCTGTTTCTGCTGCCTTCAAAAATGCAGGATGAAATGGAAACTTGATGCTCTCAAAATGTATGTTCCTGGGGAAAGTAGCTGCAAACAGATGCCAAATTCTGTTGCAAAGCAAAGCTCCTctgcaggaggctgtgaggacCCTGCTGGTGTTGGACACAGCAGTCATGTACACAACAAACAGTGCACAGTTACGGGACACCCAGGTGAGGTGCAGAGAAACCCACTGGCAGTGTAATGCCACCGTTCAGATTGCCCCACCAGTCAAACTGGCTGTAAAAGTGACCCGAGATGGTCCAGCATCTAAAACAACCTCCTGGGTTtagtgttttgcttttcatagGAGAGCATTCCCAGTTAGGAAGTGAGTTTAGGGTGGTAGAGGACTCCAGCAGCACCAAGAGAGGCTGCCAGGTTGAACAGGAAACTAAAAGGGCAGTGATgcagaggctgtgctggtgaGGCTTTCATGGAGCGGTTGCCCTTCAGAGTCATCAAAAATGTGGGAGAGCTTGCTTCCAGACACGAGATCCAGCACACTGGACTGGGGGTTAAGTGtggctcagctccagctggtTTTATCCTGGGAAGAGCAGTAGTTCTGCTGCAACCCCTTGGAGTGAGGTGGTGGTGGTCAGTGAAtgctctctcctccctcttAACCCTTAGGAAGGAAAACTCCCTCTTGACCCCCCCGGTTAAGGTCAGTGGGACAGCTGGGTAACATCCATCCTGTGAGCCAGGCACCAAACAGGGTCACTTGTGTTTGGGGATGTTCTTGGTTTGgaagaagcaaaaaacccaTAACCAAAGTGGAGGGTGAAAAGTAACAGTGAGCAATGGACGTGACCTCCCACCTGTGTTACCGACTTTGCTCTGCCAAAATTTGCCTGGTGGgatggaagcagcagctctgggttAGAAACTTCGTCTGGTCAGAAAGTTAACCAGGTGATTATAAACCTGCCCACAGGTGTCCAGAATGGCTTCAGTGTGCTTGATTCTTCTCTTCAGAACCTGATGGAGAATGTAGAATCAGTAACATAAAAGTAACTCtttaggctggagaagagaaggctccagggagaccttagagccccttaAGTgactccaggagagctgggagagacttTGGATGAGGGcgtggagtgacaggacaagggggaatggcttcccactgacagagggcagggttagatgggatattgggaagacattcttggctgtgagggtggggaggccctggcacaggttgcccagagaagctgtggctttcccatccctggaagtgtccaaggccaagttggatggggcttggagcaacctgggataatggaaggtgtccctgcccatggcaggggattggaaccctgatgagctttaagatcccttccaactcaattCCCAACTATGATTTTATGAGGTACCAGTTTGTACATGTTCAAGTCTCCTGGATTTGTAGCAATGCATTTACAATACATTAAATAGTGAATCTGGAGCCAGACCTATAGAGGAGTGTTCACCTTTTTCCTCTAATATTAGAGGTGTttcaggagttggactccatgatccttgtggatcccttccaactcagcatattctgtgattctgtgtgcaATGAAGAatcctgcagggctgctctgtgccacTCCAGTCAGCCAAGTCCAGGCAGGTTCTGGCACAGAGTTAggagtttgaaaaaaaccaacaaggCTGAGAAAGTGAAGACTGCCTTGGGATTAAAACTtagaggggagggaaaaaaccactGGAGTTGAAAATCGAGAATGAGGTTGGCAAAGGTTACAGAGCATTTGACAATAAAGGGATGCTGAGGGGTGCATGTTAGTGAAGGTCAGTGGTGTTGGACTGTCCTGAGCAGTTTTGTTGCTGGGGGAGTGAATTTGTCCCCTTTAAATTTCCCGTGGGGTCCCTAGGTGACAGTTCTCCCTTCCTCTGAAAAACAGTAGTGCTAATCAAGAAGGAATCCATTGAAATCAGGGAATAAAGCCAGCCTGTGACATTAAGAAGGAGAAAGGTGCAGCGCTTGGTATCAGGTTTGGCCCAAGCTGTCTGATGGGGCTCAGCACCTTGTCCCCGGTGTGTGCCCTTTCTCTGCTCGTGGCTTGGGCCTGCCTGTGGCTTTGCTGGTCCTGCCTCTGTCCCGCAGCCGTGTGTCCATCCGGGATCCCGATGTGCTTGGGCtgacagctgagctgggaacaGGCTTTTGCATTTGTCTGCTGTACAGGCAGGAGCGGGGTCTGTGCCGGGGGCAGAAGGGCCAGGCTGGAATTCAGGATCTCTCCCCTGATTGCTACTCCTGTGTCCTGGCCAGAGTTCACTCCCAGTAATTCAAATAGCAGGTAACTGCCCCTGCAATGTTTGCAGCAATGCTTGGTTGGGAATTAAAGTCCTGTTCTTGTCACATGTCATCTGCTTCCACCCAGAGGTGGCCACATAAAACCGGGCATTGAAAAGAGAGCAGAAGGGGCATAGAaggcttttttttggttgttttttttggcaTATATTTGCATTCCCCCATTGGGTCTGCCCCCAGACCTACCCTGTGCTCCCCTTTCACCAGAGCTATCTGGGTCAAGCAGCTGCAGGAATAAGCCCTGACCTTGCAAGGTTCATTCTCCTCCATGGCTGAGGAAGGGGAAGATGCATGATGCACCTACTTGACCATGAGCTGACCTACCTGCTGGCATGTGGCTCCTGGTGGGCTCACCACTGCtgtgacagcagccctgtgctcctgggccaACCCCTTCCCCTCATCCCTTTGCAGGCAACATGTGAAAGGGGCTTTGCAGCCATGGAGGAAACACACCAGAAGAAGATCGAGGACCTGCAGCGGCAGCACCAGCgggagctggagaagctgcgGGAGGAGAAGGATCGCCTGCTGGCAGAGGAGACAGCTGCCACCATTTCAGGTACAGGGACACATCAAAGGGTCCCTTGTGGCAGCTCTGTGTTGATGGGGACATAGGGATGATGTTTGCTCcatggaggagcagagcagggatgagATGAGGGCTGGGTGGGGAGCAAAGGGAGATGGGaaagggctggtgggagagaTGTTTTGGATGGAGGCCCATCTCCTGATCCTTATCCAGGTTTGGTGCCCATCTTCTTGGCTGTTGCGTGGTCTGATCTGTTTTCCATTCCAACTCAGAAAGGCATTAGTCATTCCTGTGGTTAATTTATTGACAATTCCTCACTGAATTCATTCTTCAGTGCCCCGGGGATTGTTAAAACGCTGGAGCTTGGGGTCTCTGCATTAGGAGTCCCACAGTCCAGGAAACAATGTGTGAATTGGACAATCATTTGAACTTGATGAAAAAATGGGATTTGCAGAACCCTGAATGCAGACTGAAGGGGCTGTGATGCAGTGGGAGCTTTGCTGGGATCATTCAGGtttttgttcctttaaaaaacaagtaaGAACTCAAAAAACCTTCCCATGAGTGGAGGGTGCTGGGTGCTAACTCTGTGCTGTCCCACGCAGCCATCGAAGCCATGAAGAACGCACACCGGGAGGAGCTGGAGCGAGAGCTGGAGAAGTCCCAGCGCTCCCAGATCAGCAGCGTCAACGCCGACATCGAGGCCCTCCGAAGGCAATACCTGTAAGACCATCATCATCCTCAGTCTGTCGCTGTCTTGTGGGGAGATCACGTGTGCGGGAGACTCTTCTCTCCCCTTTGATTTTGGCAATGGGTTGGGGCACACCTGCCATTGCAGGGgcctcttccttcccagcccagctgcaccCACCGGAACCTCCTGGTTGCCCATAATCTTTCAGTCCTCAGATCAATGTTCCCACATTACCCACATTCAGCTGCTTTGTGGTCACCAAAAGTAGCAGATGTGCAGCCACGGTGCTGCTTTTCACGCAGCTGCAGTGGAAGGGTCGTTCAGCCAGATGTAACAGGCAAGGAGGAGGTGCTGAGCTTTTCGTGGCAAGGCTGTTCTCCCAGCTGGGACAGAGAAGGGTTGACTCGCTCCGGGCTCCCAAAGGGGGAGTATGCAGTCCTCATCCTCAGTGTTCAGATCCCTGTTGGGTTGTCCTGGGATGCTGAAGGAAGAGTGGGCATGGGGGGGTTTGTATGTGGAGAGGACACTACCCAGCGTGTGTTCcgcagggaggagctgcagtcggtgcagcgggAGCTGGAGGTGCTCTCGGAGCAGTATTCACAGAAGTGTTTGGAGAATGCCCACCTGGCGCAGGCGCTGGAGGCTGAGAGGCAGGCCCTCCGCCAGTGCCAGCGGGAGAACCAGGAGCTCAACGCTCACAACCAGGTGAGGGTCCCCGCCATGCCCAGGGCAGCCAGCACGGGTGATGTTGGGCTCTGCTCCGAGCAGTGGCCGTGCTCCCCCTTCCCACAACGgctctcctcctcttcccaggaGCTGAATAATCGCCTGGCTGAAGAGATCACACAACTGAGGAGCCTGCTGATGGGGGAGGGCGGGGGAGAGGCTGCTGGGTCGCCTCTCACGCAGGGCAAGGACGCCTACGAGCTGGAGGTGAGCTCTGCCGCGGCTGTGCCGAGGGGCACGTGGGTGGGCACATGTGCTGTGGCCCCTGGGAGCCATCCCATGT
This genomic interval carries:
- the MPRIP gene encoding myosin phosphatase Rho-interacting protein isoform X4: MAAKDNPCRKFQANIFNKSKCQNCFKPRESHLLNDEDLNQAKPIYGGWLLLAPEGTDFDNPVHRSRKWQRRFFILYEHGLLRYALDEMPTTLPQGTINMNQCTDVVDGESRTGQKFSLCILTPEKEHFIRAENKEIISGWLEMLIVYPRTNKQNQKKKRKVEPPTPQEPGPAKMAVTSSNIPSAEKVPATKSTLWQEEMRGKDQVDGGSGISPAQSPVQGQAGAASSLKDPVLDSKEDESSMNGDRIDCGRKTRVESGYFSLEKTKQDSKLEEQQLPPPPSPPSPSTPNNRRSQVIEKFEALDIENAEHMETNVPGGAALSSETRQGRSEKRVFPRKRDFTCEGAAVGSILDVSASPLSPHRRAKSLDRRSTESSMTPDLLNFKKGWLTKQYEDGQWKKHWFVLTDQSLRYYRDSVAEEAADLDGEIDLSTCYDVTEYPVQRNYGFQIHTKEGEFTLSAMTSGIRRNWIQTIMKHVRPTTAPDVTRKNFSLKLSVLKPSSLPEEKSKTSSSFETGPKPSEKPDAEQAELDPEQKRSRARERRREGRSKTFDWAEFRPIQQALVQERANAADSSSGGSAAFPRDTGATDADPGELERERARRREERRKRFEMIDAVDGAGSEEALRMEVDRILPVPADIKPQNVHVEIEQRWHQVETTPLREEKQIPITPLHLAHTEERDEGLAKQHLTTLLEKELEQKQKEALELLEQNRHLQDQLKVALGREQSAREGYVLQTEVAASPSGAWQRLHKVNQDLQSELEAQCQRQEVINQQIQSLKRSYAEAKDVIRHHEAEIQSLQARLSNAAAELSIKEQTLAKLKSDLRSEKEKAKEQLEEWQHGEAALSSQLKASEQKLKSVEALLLEKTQELRDLEMQQALQRDHQKEVQRLQDRIADLSGQLNASEQARVLMEEKLQKNYEALLESCEREKQVLIRSLKEVEDKANEYENQLQNSAQQMEILQKEKLSAKFEGSELVHQLEEQLVMKEASIQKLAEHIKELERERDQIKCRFHELMNQVAESDNEVAKLQAKLKMEETNYHNLEQSLEEVSDQFRGVQEVLKEKEEELRHVKEMHLRIVEKKDQDLSEALVKMVALDSSLEETKVKLKAKEEALKKLASVGTGPCAEEAEDLGPSLEADESHPSQLGQALQTQDVLPALTYALKEEEDEVLETSQRQAEEFGSPSKALELQDQELVQKALAKPDVGIMGAKRQRIRFSSIQCQKYIHPDGTEKNWTSSTSSDTSQDRSLSEESMSSEPALGYPSSGTSDSETYLSIIHSLETKLYITEEKLKDVTMKLESQHGHNQETLIALHHQWASTESQLREQLQTSLSQVSALISQLENERQEKFKLIESHVSELGGFQMKNNQALTCLEKCREQLRALPKSDKEKEGDLFLVNLSSMETTLSNAIQALSGAPVPLEYQQSESLITESPAPEGGVLGEEEHVSKEQRVEVFDASQLRWLSERVAFEASLINQIAESLKNANSEIAQLLREIQGTAEVVLLEPTSVSHTAVDLAGVLSKKLLLEGEFWSQVEELRAHLSTRDREAEDKTETSLGVSQCFLSAVADASLIKAELGFVAQKMRESFHQRLKTIEEDLHNTKTALQQHKCMLEEIIKAYRTPEFDRVMHQISEALEIQKDASERAQISWDGSHVQMVSCRELAKVEETGSMPDRSSGALVSIQEDLAQQLKDKSNVLKEISVALLSLPPEEAMRDCQKLLKISQSLSYHSCMGDLERYSSLLVHDAIVQAQVCYAACKVRLEHEREMKSYRESLQSMDALCQERVKTVSLLRDEYEDLLRKQQGEYSEVIAVLERENADLKAKVSQLDSQRRLLEEEEHKHSKSLSELQGRYEEEIRNVIEQLNRTEDALKAERTEGLNQLDAIVRDKQNMERYHLEQMQTLEEKFQAKIKELQVIHGEELQALQEHYSQNLQRLQETLDEYQRQHPEVSPAVVPGAGDTWAAGEAGGSGQDPGRDLDSMHGLRERIQELEAQMNVMRDELENKHMEGSASTLREKYQKDFENLKATCERGFAAMEETHQKKIEDLQRQHQRELEKLREEKDRLLAEETAATISAIEAMKNAHREELERELEKSQRSQISSVNADIEALRRQYLEELQSVQRELEVLSEQYSQKCLENAHLAQALEAERQALRQCQRENQELNAHNQELNNRLAEEITQLRSLLMGEGGGEAAGSPLTQGKDAYELEVLLRVKESEIQYLKQEICSLKDELQTALRDKKYASDKYKDIYTELSIVKAKADCDISRLKEQLKAATEAQGEKSPVNTTVSGYDIMKSKSNPDFLKKDRSSVSRQLRNIRSKSLKEGLTVQERLKLFESRDLKKD